The Microcoleus sp. bin38.metabat.b11b12b14.051 genome includes a window with the following:
- a CDS encoding FAD/NAD(P)-binding domain-containing protein codes for MQATSAATPPQIDLALIGAGPHALTLVAHILQKRNSLRDKLLAFDPSGEWVTEWRRQFAALEIGHLRSPAVHHPDPNPYELRRFAENRSSELFPPYDLPGSRLFEEFCADTVKRWDLGDRVIKAKVTRIQPKSGSFRLWFEDGKSAIARRVIVAAGSGKPHLPAWVNQIQTQHPAERIRHSHQIDLRNLQLSGEQILIVGGGLTSGHLAVGAIARGAKVLLMTRRYFQEKLFDAEPGWLGPKYLKGFAAEADCHKRWEAIQQARNGGSMTPEIMTQLRRLSHSEKLTFHEECEVVGVRWENNRWTVDCSGGETLFVDRIWLATGTKLDIAAEPLFKEMLETHPIEIVKGLPVLDKHLRWPGCELFLTGGLAALQVGPVARNLSGARMACDRIVPAIVKSSVALSPAIIRTTA; via the coding sequence ATGCAAGCGACATCAGCAGCCACGCCGCCCCAAATTGATTTAGCTTTAATCGGCGCTGGGCCCCACGCCCTAACTCTAGTAGCACACATATTGCAAAAACGCAATAGCCTGCGGGATAAACTTTTAGCATTCGATCCGAGCGGCGAATGGGTGACTGAGTGGCGGAGGCAATTTGCAGCTTTAGAAATTGGGCATTTGCGATCGCCCGCAGTGCACCACCCAGATCCCAACCCTTACGAATTGCGGAGATTTGCCGAAAATCGCTCCTCGGAATTGTTTCCCCCCTACGATTTGCCGGGAAGTCGGTTATTTGAGGAATTTTGCGCTGATACAGTTAAACGGTGGGATTTGGGCGATCGAGTTATCAAAGCAAAAGTCACCCGCATTCAGCCCAAATCCGGCAGTTTCCGCCTGTGGTTTGAAGATGGCAAAAGTGCGATCGCCCGCCGAGTAATTGTCGCCGCCGGTAGTGGGAAACCGCATTTACCAGCCTGGGTAAATCAAATTCAAACACAGCATCCCGCCGAAAGAATTCGTCACTCCCATCAAATAGATTTGCGGAATTTGCAATTGTCAGGAGAACAAATATTAATTGTCGGCGGCGGACTAACCAGCGGACATTTAGCAGTAGGAGCAATTGCTAGAGGAGCCAAAGTCCTGTTAATGACTAGGCGCTATTTCCAAGAAAAACTATTTGATGCCGAACCCGGTTGGTTGGGGCCAAAATATCTCAAAGGATTTGCCGCCGAAGCTGATTGTCACAAGCGTTGGGAAGCTATTCAACAAGCTCGCAATGGCGGCTCGATGACACCGGAAATTATGACACAGTTACGCAGGTTGTCCCACAGCGAAAAGCTGACATTTCATGAAGAGTGCGAAGTTGTTGGCGTGCGGTGGGAAAATAACAGATGGACTGTTGATTGCAGCGGTGGGGAGACGTTATTTGTCGATCGCATTTGGCTAGCAACCGGCACTAAACTAGATATTGCAGCCGAGCCTTTGTTCAAAGAAATGCTAGAAACCCATCCCATTGAAATAGTTAAAGGTTTGCCAGTATTAGACAAACACCTGCGTTGGCCCGGATGCGAATTATTTTTGACTGGTGGTTTAGCAGCGCTGCAAGTGGGCCCAGTCGCGAGAAACCTTTCAGGGGCGAGAATGGCGTGCGATCGCATTGTACCCGCGATCGTCAAATCCAGCGTTGCACTCTCGCCCGCAATAATTAGAACAACAGCTTAA
- the cobD gene encoding threonine-phosphate decarboxylase CobD, giving the protein MIRPVHGGNLAWAATLAGCPASAILDFSASISPLGPPESALAAIQSHSSSLTAYPDPDYGELRAALGEALNVDPDWILPGNGSAELLTWAAWDLSELEATYLVTPAFGDYWRALKAFGAQVLECPLELQSLKAELLNELVTDDLSVSNRLLVSPSLKIPVPLTLGADRGLLLNNPHNPTGLLFAREAIRPYLEHLALVVVDEAFMDFLPPQQQQSSIAAVEEFPNLVVLRSLTKFYSLPGLRIGCAIARPDILRRWQLRRDPWPVNALAAAAAAAALRDAAFERQTWDWLPVARRELFEGLADLPGLQPIAGAANFLLVESSVSVTAIQKSLLQKHRILIRDCLSFPELGDRYFRVAVRERADNLRLISGLADVCAQLSMA; this is encoded by the coding sequence TTGATTAGACCTGTACACGGTGGGAATTTAGCTTGGGCAGCCACACTGGCGGGCTGTCCTGCCTCTGCTATTCTCGATTTTTCTGCCAGTATCAGTCCTTTGGGCCCTCCTGAGTCGGCCCTGGCTGCGATTCAATCTCACTCGAGCAGTCTGACGGCTTACCCAGATCCGGATTATGGAGAGCTCAGGGCTGCTTTGGGTGAGGCTTTGAATGTTGACCCGGATTGGATTTTGCCGGGGAACGGTTCGGCAGAATTGTTGACTTGGGCGGCTTGGGATTTGTCGGAGCTGGAGGCGACTTATTTGGTAACTCCGGCTTTTGGCGATTACTGGCGGGCTCTGAAGGCTTTCGGCGCACAGGTGCTGGAATGTCCTTTGGAGCTTCAATCTTTGAAGGCGGAGCTTTTAAACGAGTTAGTAACGGATGATTTGTCAGTTTCTAACCGTTTATTGGTCTCTCCTTCCCTGAAAATCCCGGTTCCCCTTACTCTCGGTGCCGATCGAGGTTTGCTGCTCAACAACCCGCACAATCCGACGGGTTTGCTGTTCGCTAGGGAAGCGATTCGCCCTTATTTGGAGCATTTGGCTCTGGTGGTGGTAGATGAGGCCTTTATGGACTTTCTACCGCCTCAACAGCAGCAAAGTTCGATCGCTGCTGTTGAGGAGTTTCCGAATTTGGTGGTTTTACGATCGCTCACCAAATTCTATTCTCTGCCGGGACTGCGGATCGGATGTGCGATCGCCCGTCCCGATATCCTCCGCCGCTGGCAGTTGCGGCGCGATCCTTGGCCTGTAAATGCCTTGGCGGCGGCGGCGGCTGCCGCTGCGCTGCGAGATGCTGCTTTTGAGCGGCAAACTTGGGATTGGCTGCCTGTGGCTCGTCGGGAGCTGTTTGAAGGTTTGGCTGATTTACCGGGTTTGCAACCAATTGCCGGGGCGGCTAATTTCTTGTTAGTTGAGTCGTCGGTGTCGGTGACTGCGATCCAAAAAAGTCTGTTGCAAAAACACCGGATTTTGATTCGGGATTGTTTGAGTTTTCCTGAGTTGGGCGATCGATATTTTCGAGTAGCCGTGCGCGAGAGGGCCGACAATCTGCGGCTGATTTCTGGACTTGCCGATGTCTGCGCTCAGTTGTCAATGGCTTGA
- a CDS encoding HU family DNA-binding protein, giving the protein MQTQKECAMNKGELVDVVAEKASVTKKQADAVLSAALEAIMEAVSDGDKVTLVGFGSFESRERKAREGRNPKTGDKMEIPATKVPAFSAGKLFKDRVAPPKNPQ; this is encoded by the coding sequence TTGCAAACCCAGAAGGAGTGCGCAATGAACAAAGGTGAATTGGTTGATGTAGTGGCAGAAAAGGCTAGTGTCACGAAAAAACAGGCAGATGCCGTGTTGAGTGCAGCCTTGGAAGCAATCATGGAAGCTGTCTCAGACGGCGATAAGGTGACACTGGTGGGTTTTGGATCGTTTGAGTCGCGGGAACGCAAAGCCCGCGAGGGTCGCAATCCCAAAACAGGCGACAAGATGGAAATCCCGGCAACTAAGGTTCCTGCATTTTCCGCAGGCAAGTTGTTTAAGGACAGAGTTGCACCGCCGAAAAACCCCCAATAA
- a CDS encoding NAD(P)/FAD-dependent oxidoreductase — MLDYDLVIIGGTAAGRYAALTATNFPARVALVEPLSHSQDLPAEGKEPIDFGLRYSQTLREAARFAHQLGRPHLGVSWGAGPIELRFEGARKWAEGVVSNLSEIDALGVLAARGVDIIFGNGEFVVEPDLAVIAGDRKLRSRAYLLACPTMPAIPNIEGLSSVGFFTSETVGELAKLPQLPKSLAVIGADPSGVEVAQTFSRLGSAVTLVVKSSHILAKEDREAAGLVQAGMEAEGVRILTATEVTQARVIEGKKWIQAGPRAIEAEEIFLAAGRGYNFAALNLEAAGVKFSDRGLILNEKLQTTNSRIYAIGDVAGGYPFPHIANCEAAVAVKNALFLPLFHIDYRGIPWAIFSDPQLARVGLTEAQARRRFGDDLIVAREHFKNVERAQMSGETTGFCKIVGRRNGDILGATIVGPQAAELIQAIAFAVRHGMKVEAIAELPYIWSSFSAINGQTAAIWESQRFQSNIFLQNLWENLFHWRRYWK, encoded by the coding sequence ATGCTTGATTATGATTTAGTAATTATTGGCGGTACAGCGGCTGGGCGCTATGCTGCTTTGACTGCTACTAATTTCCCGGCTCGCGTTGCTTTGGTGGAACCGCTGAGTCATTCGCAAGATTTGCCCGCGGAGGGGAAAGAGCCGATCGACTTTGGTTTGAGATACAGCCAAACTTTGAGGGAGGCTGCTCGTTTTGCTCATCAGCTCGGCCGCCCGCATTTGGGGGTGAGTTGGGGAGCGGGCCCGATCGAATTGCGGTTTGAGGGGGCTCGAAAGTGGGCTGAGGGTGTTGTTTCTAATTTGTCAGAAATTGATGCTCTCGGCGTTTTGGCTGCTCGCGGGGTTGATATTATTTTTGGTAACGGCGAGTTTGTTGTGGAACCGGATTTGGCTGTGATTGCGGGCGACAGGAAATTGCGATCGCGCGCTTATTTGCTAGCTTGTCCAACAATGCCTGCAATTCCCAATATTGAAGGACTTTCGTCTGTCGGCTTTTTTACTTCCGAAACAGTGGGGGAATTAGCAAAACTGCCACAGTTGCCGAAAAGTTTGGCTGTAATTGGTGCAGATCCCAGCGGTGTCGAAGTGGCTCAGACTTTTTCTCGGCTGGGATCTGCTGTGACTTTGGTGGTGAAAAGTTCGCACATTTTGGCGAAAGAAGACCGCGAGGCTGCTGGTTTGGTGCAAGCTGGAATGGAAGCTGAAGGCGTGCGGATTCTGACTGCGACTGAGGTGACTCAAGCTAGGGTGATTGAGGGTAAAAAGTGGATTCAAGCTGGGCCAAGGGCGATCGAAGCTGAGGAGATTTTTTTAGCTGCGGGGCGAGGCTACAATTTTGCAGCGTTAAATCTGGAAGCCGCTGGGGTGAAATTTAGCGATCGCGGGTTGATTTTAAATGAAAAGTTGCAAACAACTAATTCGCGCATTTATGCGATCGGCGATGTGGCTGGCGGCTATCCGTTCCCTCACATCGCTAATTGCGAAGCTGCGGTGGCTGTGAAAAATGCTTTATTTTTGCCGCTGTTTCACATAGATTATCGCGGGATTCCTTGGGCAATTTTTTCCGATCCGCAGTTGGCGAGGGTTGGGTTGACGGAAGCACAAGCAAGGCGCCGTTTTGGAGACGATTTGATTGTGGCTCGGGAACATTTCAAGAATGTTGAAAGAGCTCAAATGTCAGGAGAGACAACGGGTTTTTGTAAGATTGTCGGGCGGCGCAACGGGGACATTTTGGGAGCGACTATTGTGGGCCCGCAAGCTGCGGAGTTGATTCAGGCGATCGCCTTTGCGGTGCGTCACGGGATGAAGGTTGAGGCGATCGCAGAACTTCCTTATATTTGGTCTAGTTTTTCAGCAATTAACGGTCAAACTGCTGCTATTTGGGAGTCGCAGCGCTTCCAAAGCAATATTTTTCTCCAGAATTTATGGGAGAATTTGTTTCACTGGCGCAGGTATTGGAAGTAG